The Corynebacterium vitaeruminis DSM 20294 genome window below encodes:
- a CDS encoding DUF3068 domain-containing protein → MLPSSRIASILTVCAGAAMAVWGGLAPQIIDYDARMPVDLENTTLTISDSSATTRLINDGRQLTVGVNRQFHAELLPPVDDDTVTARVGLTDSRVSNQDDLNRLISASVWSYSFDRTTGEATSQATVNNQLASEDETVDVNGLWVKFPSDAEQTTYQVFDPVLRDSAPAVFQDSSEQDGRTIYRYHQEISPTNVAERYSSVFNTIDVTSSSDGSSDSAESDADTSTQAYLYHSGTRDYYVDQVTGLIVNVEENIDDYYGDKDGNKLEQALLFDGQGSQEQTDALIAQAATVHDGHVARIVNYVVLAVGILLAILGLAGTFGIFKRKRTS, encoded by the coding sequence ATGCTGCCTTCCTCACGAATCGCCTCCATCCTCACCGTGTGCGCGGGAGCTGCGATGGCCGTGTGGGGAGGGCTCGCGCCGCAGATCATCGACTATGACGCGCGCATGCCCGTCGATCTGGAAAACACCACGCTGACGATCTCGGACAGCTCGGCGACCACCCGGCTCATCAACGACGGCCGCCAGCTCACTGTGGGTGTTAACCGCCAGTTCCACGCCGAGCTGCTGCCGCCGGTCGACGACGACACCGTCACCGCGCGCGTGGGGCTCACCGACTCGCGCGTGAGCAACCAGGACGACCTCAACCGGCTCATCTCCGCGAGCGTGTGGAGCTACAGCTTCGACCGCACCACCGGCGAGGCCACCTCGCAGGCCACCGTCAACAACCAGCTGGCGAGCGAGGACGAGACCGTCGATGTCAACGGCCTGTGGGTGAAGTTCCCCTCCGACGCGGAGCAGACCACCTACCAGGTCTTCGACCCGGTCCTGCGCGACTCGGCGCCGGCGGTGTTCCAGGACTCGTCCGAGCAAGACGGCCGCACGATCTACCGCTACCACCAGGAGATCTCGCCCACGAACGTCGCGGAGCGCTACTCCTCGGTGTTCAACACGATCGACGTGACGAGCAGCTCGGATGGCTCGTCCGACTCGGCCGAATCGGACGCTGATACGTCCACGCAGGCCTACCTCTACCACTCGGGCACTCGCGACTACTACGTCGACCAGGTCACGGGGCTCATCGTCAACGTCGAGGAGAACATCGACGACTACTACGGCGACAAGGATGGCAACAAGCTCGAGCAGGCATTGCTTTTCGACGGCCAAGGCTCGCAGGAGCAGACCGATGCGCTCATCGCGCAGGCGGCCACCGTGCACGACGGGCACGTGGCACGTATCGTCAACTATGTCGTCCTCGCCGTGGGCATTCTGCTCGCCATTTTGGGTCTGGCGGGTACTTTCGGTATCTTCAAGCGCAAGAGAACTTCATAG